In the genome of Chiloscyllium plagiosum isolate BGI_BamShark_2017 unplaced genomic scaffold, ASM401019v2 scaf_79967, whole genome shotgun sequence, the window caccgctcccagcctgaccctcactgtcgtccaacaccgctcccagcctgaccctcactgccgcgcacacaccacccccagcctgaccctcactgtcgtccaacaccgctcccagcctgacctacATAGgaatccacacaccacccccagcctgacccttaccgctgcccacacaccgccaccagcctaaccctcactgccgtccacacacttccaccagcctgaccctcaccgccggtCAACGCCACCCCCAGTCTGACCATCATCGCGTCCGGCCTGACCATCACCGCCCCCAGACTGACTCCCTCCACCGTCCACATACTGCATCCAGCCTGACCACCtttgccatccacacaccgcacccagcctgaccctcaccgccgtccaacgcCACCCCCAGTCTGACCATCACCGNNNNNNNNNNNNNNNNNNNNNNNNNNNNNNNNNNNNNNNNNNNNNNNNNNNNNNNNNNNNNNNNNNNNNNNNNNNNNNNNNNNNNNNNNNNNNNNNNNNNNNNNNNNNNNNNNNNNNNNNNNNNNNNNNNNNNNNNNNNNNNNNNNNNNNNNNNNNNNNNNNNNNNNNNNNNNNNNNNNNNNNNNNNNNNNNNNNNNNNNNNNNNNNNNNNNNNNNNNNNNNNNNNNNNNNNNNNNNNNNNNNNNNNNNNNNNNNNNNNNNNNNNNNNNNNNNNNNNNNNNNNNNNNNNNNNNNNNNNNNNNNNNNNNNNNNNNNNNNNNNNNNNNNNNNNNNNNNNNNNNNNNNNNNNNNNNNNNNNNNNNNNNNNNNNNNNNNNNNNNNNNNNNNNNNNNNNNNNNNNNNNNNNNNNNNNNNNNNNNNNNNNNNNNNNNNNNNNNNNNNNNNNNNNNNNNNNNNNNNNNNNNNNNNNNNNNNNNNNNNNNNNNNNNNNNNNNNNNNNNNNNNNNNNNNNNNNNNNNNNNNNNNNNNNNNNNNNNNNNNNNNNNNNNNNNNNNNNNNNNNNNNNNNNNNNNNNNNNNNNNNNNNNNNNNNNNNNNNNNNNNNNNNNNNNNNNNNNNNNNNNNNNNNNNNNNNNNNNNNNNNNNNNNNNNNNNNNNNNNNNNNNNNNNNNNNNNNNNNNNNNNNNNNNNNNNNNNNNNNNNNNNNNNNNNNNNNNNNNNNNNNNNNNNNNNNNNNNNNNNNNNNNNNNNNNNNNNNNNNNNNNNNNNNNNNNNNNNNNNNNNNNNNNNNNNNNNNNNNNNNNNNNNNNNNNNNNNNNNNNNNNNNNNNNNNNNNNNNNNNNNNNNNNNNNNNNNNNNNNNNNNNNNNNNNNNNNNNNNNNNNNNNNNNNNNNNNNNNNNNNNNNNNNNNNNNNNNNNNNNNNNNNNNNNNNNNNNNNNNNNNNNNNNNNNNNNNNNNNNNNNNNNNNNNNNNNNNNNNNNNNNNNNNNNNNNNNNNNNNNNNNNNNNNNNNNNNNNNNNNNNNNNNNNNNNNNNNNNNNNNNNNNNNNNNNNNNNNNNNNNNNNNNNNNNNNNNNNNNNNNNNNNNNNNNNNNNNNNNNNNNNNNNNNNNNNNNNNNNNNNNNNNNNNNNNNNNNNNNNNNNNNNNNNNNNNNNNNNNNNNNNNNNNNNNNNNNNNNNNNNNNNNNNcccccatctctctccctctctccatcccccccatctctctccctctccccctgtcCCCTCCAGGTGATCTCCCTGGACGTGCGGTCGAATCAGCGAGGGGAGGATGGCGTTGACGGGCCGAGGCAGTCCGGAGACCAGGCCGGTGAGCTGCGGTACACCCACATGCTGAACCGGGTGCTGCCCGTTGACATCCGGGCGCTGGCCTGGGCGCCCGCGGGCCGGGACTTCAGCGCCCGCTTCAGCTGCCTGCACCGCACCTACCACTATTACTTCCCGGCGTCGGGCCTGGCGCTAGGCCGCATGGACCGCGCCGCCCGCCTCTTTGAGGGCACGCACGATTTCCGAAACCTGTGCAAGATGGACGTGGCCAACAGAGTGACCAACTTCCGCCGCACAGTGCTCAGGGCCCGGGTGGAGGCTCTGCCCGAGGCGGGGCCGGAACCTTCCGGCAACAGGCCTGCGGCCTACCGCATGTGCCGCTTCGAGGTGCGGGGCCTGGCCTTCCTCTACCACCAGGTGCGGTGCATGGCGGCCGTCCTGCTGCTGATTGGCCAGGGCCTGGAGGAACCCGAGGTCATCGACCAGCTCCTGGACGTGGACAGGAACCCCCGCAAGCCCCAGTACAGGTCGGTACCCCCTTCCCAGCAGGCCCCAGTACAGGTCTGTACGCTCCCCAGCAGGCCCCAGTACAGGTCTGTACGCTCCCCAGCAGGCCCCAGTACAGGTCTGTAACTCCCAACAGGCCCCAGTACAGGTCTGTACGCTCCCCACCAGGCCCCAGTACAGGTCTGTACGCTCCCCAGCAGGCCCCAGTACAGGTCTGTACGCTCCCCAGCAGGCCCCAGTACAGGTCTGTACGCTCCCAACAGGCCCCAGTACAGGTCTGTAACTCCCAACACGCCCCAGTACAGGTCTGTacccctcggcgctgaccctcccactgTACGGgagctgaccctctcacagtgcggggctccctgggcgctgaccctcccacagagcGGGGCTCCCTgggcgctgaccctcccacagtgcggggctccctcagcgctgaccctcccacagcgcgggGCTCCCTCGGCCGCTGAccctctcccccctctctctctctttccctgcagtatggcTGTGGATTACCCCTTGGTCTTGTACAACTGCGCCTACGAAAACCTGGAGTGGGTTGTCGACCCAGACGCTCAGAGCTTCACCGTGAACCAACTCCACTCCATGTGGACTCAGCACGCCATCAAAACCCAGATCCTGTACTCCATGCTCCAGGGAATGGGACAGGCGCCAAGTGAGGAGGAACGAGGTACTCTGTTTTCCCTCTTGAGGGTCTGCTCTTgctccgagagagagagaggtctgcTTTCGTACCCCTGACCAGGTTCGGGGTTTAGATCGGGCGTGGATTTGGCCTGGGTGAGCTAGGTTTCACAGGGTGAGCCAGGGGTGCAGCTGGACAACTCTCTTGAGCGGGTCGGAAAGGCTTGGGCGCgcttgagtgcaggagttggggaCGTCAGGTTGAGGTTGTGCGGGACGTTGGCGAGGCCTCGTCTGgtatactgcgtccagttctgtcCTGGGGAAGGATGTTACCTGGCTGGAGAAGGGGTTCGGAAGAGATCCAGCAGGACGTGGCCGAGcgtggagggtttgaattatgagGAGAGTTGTCAccagagaggtgaccttatcgaggtctATAAAACCATAAGGTTTTATGCACTGTcctgcactgcactgtcggagggtcagcgctgaggggtaCAGACCTGTACTGGGGCCTGGTGGGGAGGGGTACAGACCTGTACTGGGGCCTGGTGGGGAGAGGTACAGACCTGTACTGGGGCCTGGTGGGCAGGGGTACAGACCTGTACTGGGGCCTGGTGGGGAGGGGTACAGACCTGTACTGGGGCCTGGTGGGGAGGGGTACAGACCTGTACTGGGGCCTGGTGGGGAGAGGTACAGACCTGTACTGGGGCCTGGTGGGGAGGGGTACAGACCTGTACTGGGGCCTGGTGGGGAGGGGTACAGACCTGTACTGGGGCCTGGTGGGGAGGGGTACAGACCTGTACTGGGGCCTGGTGGGGAGGGGTACAGACCTGTACTGGGGCCTGGTGGGGAGGGGTACAGACCTGTACTGGGGCCTGGTGGGGAGGGGTACAGACCTGTACTGGGGCCTGGTGGGGAGGGGTACAGACCTGTACTGGGGCCTGGTGGGGAGGGGTACAGACCTGTACTGGGGCCTGGTGGGGAGGGGTACAGACCTGTACTGGGGCCTGGTGGGGAGGGGTACAGACCTGTACTGGGGCCTGGTGGGGAGGGGTACAGACCTGTACTGGGGCCTGGTGGGGAGGGGTACAGACCTGTACTGGGGCCTGGTGGGGAGGGGTACAGACCTGTACTGGGGCCTGGTGGGGAGGGGTACAGACCTGTACTGGGGCCTGGTGGGGAGGGGTACAGACCTGTACTGGGGCCTGGTGGGGAGGGGTACAGACCTGTACTGGGGCCTGGTGGGGAGGGGTACAGACCTGTACTGGGGCCTGGTGGGGAGGGGTACAGACCTGTACTGGGGCCTGGTGGGGAGGGGTACAGACCTGTACTGGGGCCTGGTGGGGAGGGGTACAGACCTGTACTGGGGCCTGGTGGGGAGGGGTATAGCAGGGGGGGGGTCTGGACCCTCGGGTGTGTGGGGGATTTGAAGACCAGTTTTCTTTTAAG includes:
- the pus3 gene encoding tRNA pseudouridine(38/39) synthase, translated to MLNRVLPVDIRALAWAPAGRDFSARFSCLHRTYHYYFPASGLALGRMDRAARLFEGTHDFRNLCKMDVANRVTNFRRTVLRARVEALPEAGPEPSGNRPAAYRMCRFEVRGLAFLYHQVRCMAAVLLLIGQGLEEPEVIDQLLDVDRNPRKPQYSMAVDYPLVLYNCAYENLEWVVDPDAQSFTVNQLHSMWTQHAIKTQILYSMLQGMGQAPSEEERGSGTDPLRGQAPSQDEASRLADRLMEGVRPRRYKRLLERELCEGLESRIRHYAKRGRIELPAAMRADGQEGGRPKEEEEEEDDAAPTLPHPPR